One genomic window of Actinoplanes lobatus includes the following:
- a CDS encoding ABC transporter ATP-binding protein, with the protein MSLAFHINGVSLGHGDETVVHGIDLDIRPGEVLVVVGASGCGKSTLLRSLAGLLPVRGGALLADGAPITGPSPDRALVFQDDALLPWRSARRNVELPLAIRRVPRGERRRLADHWLAQVGLADHGDRRPGKLSGGMRQRVQLARTLAGEPKAILMDEPFGALDAQTRAAMQRLLVEVLRTTPATVVFITHDVDEALYLGDRVAVLGPDGVRTLIDVPEPRDPATRGTPVVRAAREEILRSLT; encoded by the coding sequence GTGAGCCTCGCCTTCCACATCAACGGCGTGAGCCTCGGGCACGGCGACGAGACCGTGGTGCACGGCATCGACCTCGACATCCGCCCCGGCGAGGTGCTGGTCGTGGTCGGCGCCTCCGGCTGCGGCAAGTCCACCCTGCTGCGCAGCCTGGCCGGCCTGCTCCCGGTCCGCGGCGGCGCCCTGCTCGCCGACGGCGCCCCGATCACCGGCCCGTCCCCGGACCGGGCGCTGGTCTTCCAGGACGACGCCCTGCTCCCGTGGCGCAGCGCCCGCCGCAACGTGGAGCTGCCGCTGGCCATCCGCCGGGTGCCGCGCGGCGAACGCCGCCGCCTGGCCGACCACTGGCTCGCCCAGGTCGGGCTCGCCGATCACGGCGACCGGCGGCCCGGCAAGCTGTCCGGCGGCATGCGCCAGCGGGTGCAGCTGGCCCGCACGCTGGCCGGTGAGCCGAAGGCGATCCTGATGGACGAGCCGTTCGGGGCGCTGGACGCGCAGACCCGCGCCGCCATGCAGCGGCTGCTCGTCGAGGTGCTGCGGACCACCCCGGCCACCGTCGTCTTCATCACCCACGACGTCGACGAGGCGCTCTACCTCGGCGACCGGGTCGCGGTCCTCGGCCCGGACGGCGTGCGCACCCTGATCGACGTCCCCGAACCCCGTGATCCGGCGACCCGCGGCACCCCCGTGGTCCGCGCGGCCCGCGAAGAGATCCTGAGGAGCCTCACGTGA
- a CDS encoding ABC transporter permease — protein sequence MTTTLAAPSREARAGTGPKRQRGRRVNRWLIRAASLLTALLVWQWLTVTDATLWIRFDRLPTPVEVAGQLGLLLRDPLYYLDIAQSLVRILTGFALAAVAGIAAGIAVARSRLLSDLLQPLFEVVRPIPAIALVPVAILLFPENEQGIVFITFTAAFFPILVSTRHAVRALPTVWEDAVRTMGGGRWRVLLSVVLPGALPGVFGGLSVGMGVAWICVISAEMISGDYGVGYRTWHAYTIVDYPAVLVGMITIGVLGFATAGAVELLGRKVVGDR from the coding sequence ATGACCACCACCCTCGCCGCGCCGTCCCGGGAAGCCCGCGCCGGGACCGGGCCGAAGCGGCAGCGAGGCCGCCGGGTGAACCGCTGGCTGATCCGCGCCGCCTCGCTGCTGACCGCCCTGCTGGTGTGGCAGTGGCTGACCGTCACCGACGCCACCCTGTGGATCCGCTTCGACCGGCTGCCCACGCCGGTCGAGGTGGCCGGGCAGCTCGGCCTGCTGCTGCGGGACCCGCTGTACTACCTGGACATCGCGCAGAGCCTGGTCCGGATTCTCACCGGGTTCGCCCTGGCCGCGGTCGCCGGGATCGCCGCCGGTATCGCGGTGGCCCGTTCCCGGCTGCTGTCCGACCTGCTGCAACCGCTGTTCGAGGTGGTCCGGCCGATCCCGGCGATCGCCCTGGTGCCGGTGGCGATCCTGCTGTTCCCGGAGAACGAGCAGGGCATCGTGTTCATCACCTTCACCGCGGCGTTCTTCCCGATCCTGGTCAGCACCCGGCACGCGGTCCGCGCGCTGCCGACGGTGTGGGAGGACGCCGTCCGCACGATGGGCGGCGGGCGCTGGCGGGTGCTGCTCAGCGTGGTGCTGCCCGGTGCCCTGCCGGGCGTGTTCGGTGGCCTGTCGGTCGGCATGGGCGTGGCCTGGATCTGCGTCATCTCCGCCGAGATGATCTCCGGTGACTACGGCGTCGGGTACCGCACCTGGCACGCCTACACGATCGTCGACTACCCGGCCGTGCTGGTCGGGATGATCACCATCGGGGTGCTCGGCTTCGCCACCGCGGGCGCCGTCGAACTGCTCGGCCGCAAGGTGGTGGGGGACCGGTGA
- a CDS encoding aliphatic sulfonate ABC transporter substrate-binding protein: MRVRIAAAAAVVLGLSGCTVAGQAAAEGAEQVVVGYQSKTINTVTAGTLLRAQGFLEKRLGDGYQVVWQDYDTGAPITAQMMAGKIDIGSMGDYPLLINGARGQQSEQTRTKMIAVTGYNQRGALNTVVVANDAEIDSLKDLKGRVVSTSVGSAAHGLLVQALRREGLKDTDVKVENQQPPVGASALQSGNVDALSQFVAWPGLLVHRGEATVLYDGGALGVPTLHGTVVRESWADENPDVVKAFLAAQQDATEFLWQHPLEAAEIVAKATGLPAEVVYLYNGANGIATFDLPITSELRAALGQDVPFLKSIGVLQDIDLDAFVDDTLVAAGGTPGAVLSGTDAICGKPVGDRALAGELWLDGETSTHAAADPTCLLKAVKAATTAGRKIRAAYVPDAGTGTRWFADRSTWVRDGDRFLPFVTGAAALAYNTAHPGSRVLAYEKAVNEA; the protein is encoded by the coding sequence ATGAGGGTGCGCATCGCCGCCGCGGCGGCCGTCGTCCTCGGCCTCTCCGGTTGCACGGTCGCCGGGCAGGCGGCGGCCGAAGGCGCCGAACAGGTGGTCGTCGGTTACCAGTCCAAGACCATCAACACGGTCACCGCCGGCACGCTGCTGCGCGCCCAGGGTTTCCTGGAGAAGCGGCTCGGCGACGGCTACCAGGTCGTCTGGCAGGACTACGACACCGGCGCCCCGATCACCGCCCAGATGATGGCCGGGAAGATCGACATCGGCTCGATGGGTGACTATCCGCTGCTCATCAACGGCGCCCGCGGCCAGCAGTCGGAGCAGACCCGGACGAAGATGATCGCGGTCACCGGCTACAACCAGCGCGGCGCCCTCAACACCGTGGTGGTGGCCAACGACGCCGAGATCGATTCTTTGAAAGACCTGAAGGGCAGGGTCGTCTCCACCAGCGTCGGCTCGGCCGCGCACGGGCTGCTCGTGCAGGCGCTGCGTAGGGAAGGCCTGAAGGACACCGACGTCAAGGTGGAGAACCAGCAGCCACCCGTCGGCGCCTCCGCCCTCCAGTCCGGCAACGTCGACGCGCTGTCGCAGTTCGTCGCCTGGCCCGGCCTGCTCGTGCACCGTGGCGAGGCGACCGTCCTCTACGACGGCGGCGCGCTCGGTGTGCCCACCCTGCACGGGACCGTTGTCCGCGAGTCCTGGGCCGACGAGAACCCGGACGTCGTGAAGGCCTTCCTGGCGGCCCAGCAGGACGCCACCGAGTTCCTCTGGCAGCACCCCCTGGAAGCCGCCGAGATCGTCGCGAAGGCGACCGGGCTGCCGGCCGAGGTGGTCTACCTCTACAACGGCGCGAACGGCATCGCCACCTTCGACCTGCCGATCACGTCCGAGCTGCGTGCCGCCCTGGGCCAGGACGTGCCGTTCCTCAAGTCGATCGGGGTGCTCCAGGACATCGACCTGGACGCGTTCGTCGACGACACCCTGGTCGCGGCGGGCGGCACTCCCGGGGCGGTGCTCAGCGGCACCGACGCGATCTGCGGGAAGCCGGTCGGGGACCGGGCGCTCGCCGGTGAGCTGTGGCTCGACGGGGAGACGAGCACGCACGCCGCGGCCGACCCCACCTGCCTGCTGAAGGCGGTGAAGGCCGCGACGACGGCCGGCAGGAAGATCCGGGCCGCGTACGTGCCGGACGCCGGCACCGGCACCCGCTGGTTCGCCGACCGCAGCACCTGGGTACGCGACGGCGACCGCTTCCTGCCGTTCGTCACCGGGGCCGCGGCCCTGGCCTACAACACCGCCCACCCGGGGTCGCGCGTCCTCGCGTACGAGAAGGCCGTGAACGAGGCATGA
- a CDS encoding 4Fe-4S dicluster domain-containing protein, with amino-acid sequence MALVNQRVDVPVVIDKSLCIDECTLCVDMCPLDSLAIDPETSKAYMHVDECWYCGPCAARCPTGAVTVNMPVLIR; translated from the coding sequence ATGGCGCTGGTCAATCAGCGGGTCGATGTGCCCGTAGTCATCGATAAAAGTCTATGTATTGACGAGTGCACGCTCTGCGTCGACATGTGTCCACTCGACTCGCTGGCCATCGACCCGGAGACCAGCAAGGCGTACATGCATGTGGACGAGTGCTGGTACTGCGGCCCGTGCGCGGCCCGCTGCCCGACCGGCGCGGTGACCGTCAACATGCCGGTGCTGATCCGATGA
- a CDS encoding GntR family transcriptional regulator, translated as MGQPAVAEARWRRADRARQIADVLRHQVLAGAYRHLPGEAQLCHDFEASRNTVREALGLLAAEGLVARQPGVGTLVVTAKYAHGLHRLAGLAETLHEHGEITNEVRTVALVRPPTVVAQRLRIPDGEQVLYLERVRSLDGAPVSLDLTYLPQDIGVPLLAEDLAGRDVFVLIEELTGQSLGTADISIEAVNADPHSADLIGVADRAALLMIERVTHLADGRPVDLEWIRFRGDRLTLVTRLSRISSF; from the coding sequence ATGGGGCAACCGGCAGTGGCCGAGGCGCGGTGGCGGCGCGCCGACCGGGCGCGGCAGATCGCCGACGTGCTGCGGCATCAGGTGCTCGCCGGGGCGTATCGGCACCTGCCCGGCGAGGCGCAGCTCTGCCACGACTTCGAGGCGTCCCGCAACACCGTCCGGGAGGCGCTCGGGCTGCTGGCCGCGGAGGGCCTGGTGGCGCGCCAGCCCGGCGTCGGCACCCTGGTCGTCACCGCCAAGTACGCCCACGGCCTGCACCGCCTGGCCGGGCTCGCCGAGACCCTGCACGAGCACGGTGAGATCACCAACGAGGTGCGTACGGTCGCTCTGGTCCGCCCGCCCACCGTGGTCGCGCAGCGGCTCCGGATCCCGGACGGTGAGCAGGTCCTCTACCTGGAGCGGGTGCGCAGCCTGGACGGCGCCCCGGTCTCGCTGGATCTCACCTATCTGCCGCAGGACATCGGTGTCCCGCTGCTCGCCGAGGATCTGGCCGGGCGGGACGTGTTCGTGCTCATCGAGGAGCTGACCGGGCAGAGTCTGGGCACCGCCGACATCAGTATCGAGGCGGTCAACGCCGACCCGCACAGCGCCGACCTGATCGGTGTCGCTGACCGGGCCGCGCTGCTCATGATCGAACGGGTCACCCATCTGGCCGACGGCCGCCCGGTGGATCTGGAGTGGATCCGGTTCCGTGGGGACCGGCTGACCCTGGTGACCCGGCTGAGCCGTATCAGCAGTTTCTGA
- a CDS encoding DUF4352 domain-containing protein, protein MLWLAGAAAVVTVGLIALTEDTGTTNITPTATQAAQDDGAARPLQAQPGQEEKTTATPAETFGIPVGTAIVHQDGGDVTTAVVRSVKTHRQGCNSLDVDPKQGMYVVVDVLVTQTKGKGSVNPLDFTFVADDGTSANSLSSVFSGCDDPSLDATDLRAGQKRAGKIAFDAGMKAGAVEWAPGGFGADTVGSWTTK, encoded by the coding sequence GTGCTGTGGCTCGCCGGCGCCGCCGCGGTGGTCACCGTCGGCCTGATAGCACTGACGGAGGACACCGGCACCACCAACATCACCCCCACAGCCACCCAAGCGGCACAGGATGATGGGGCCGCCCGGCCGCTGCAAGCACAGCCGGGCCAGGAAGAGAAGACCACCGCAACACCGGCGGAGACGTTCGGGATCCCCGTCGGGACAGCGATCGTCCACCAAGACGGCGGAGACGTCACCACCGCCGTGGTCCGGTCAGTGAAGACCCACCGGCAGGGCTGCAACAGCCTCGACGTTGATCCGAAGCAGGGCATGTACGTGGTGGTGGACGTGCTGGTCACCCAAACCAAGGGCAAGGGTTCGGTGAACCCGCTGGACTTCACGTTCGTCGCCGACGACGGCACTTCGGCGAACTCGCTGTCGAGCGTGTTCTCCGGTTGCGACGACCCGTCCCTGGACGCCACCGATCTACGGGCCGGCCAGAAACGCGCCGGGAAGATCGCCTTCGATGCGGGAATGAAGGCGGGCGCCGTCGAGTGGGCGCCCGGCGGATTCGGCGCCGACACCGTCGGATCGTGGACGACGAAATAG
- a CDS encoding DUF7873 family protein: MPKLNQIIAVEKGVKSKAFADLSEAHHAVQKTAPLAGISRTYQPKDEEGEQLPAESTRVQIKSEEILRDVSRTLTRLFDVTATKDWTNCVARADVVVDGRVIAAQVPVTYLLFLEKQLVDLHTFVKKLPVLDAAESWVRDDSTDSWRTDPVRTNRTKKVPRNHVKAEATEKHPAQVEVYYEDVTVGYWTTVKFSGALPAKRVNEILDRVLSLQTAVKFAREEANNTEAVDQRVGAAVFDFLFG, translated from the coding sequence GTGCCGAAGCTGAACCAGATCATCGCCGTCGAGAAGGGCGTCAAGAGCAAGGCGTTCGCCGACCTGAGCGAGGCGCATCACGCCGTGCAGAAGACGGCGCCGCTCGCCGGCATCTCCCGGACCTACCAGCCGAAGGACGAGGAGGGTGAGCAGCTGCCCGCCGAGTCGACGCGGGTGCAGATCAAGTCGGAGGAGATCCTCCGTGACGTGTCCCGCACCCTGACCCGGCTGTTCGACGTCACCGCCACCAAGGACTGGACGAACTGTGTGGCCCGCGCCGACGTGGTCGTCGACGGCCGTGTGATCGCCGCCCAGGTGCCGGTGACCTACCTGCTGTTCCTCGAGAAGCAGCTCGTCGACCTGCACACGTTCGTGAAGAAGCTGCCGGTCCTCGACGCCGCCGAGTCCTGGGTGCGCGACGACTCCACCGACAGTTGGCGGACCGACCCGGTGCGCACCAACCGCACCAAGAAGGTGCCGCGCAACCACGTGAAGGCGGAGGCCACCGAGAAGCACCCGGCCCAGGTCGAGGTGTACTACGAGGATGTCACCGTCGGCTACTGGACCACCGTGAAGTTCTCCGGGGCGCTGCCGGCCAAGCGGGTCAACGAGATCCTCGACCGGGTGCTGTCGTTGCAGACCGCGGTGAAGTTCGCGCGCGAGGAGGCCAACAACACCGAGGCCGTCGACCAGCGGGTCGGCGCCGCGGTCTTCGACTTCCTGTTCGGGTGA
- a CDS encoding aminotransferase class IV: protein MTYVEINGAAPDVEALHRAATRILGHFTTMQVRDGAVAGLDLHLRRLREGSAELFPGAEPAGDDTIRALIVQALRGEPDATVRVTMLAADEVMVSVLEPGPDTPPPPLRARTIVYERELPHLKHRATLGLFHHAAEAQRAGFDDVVFTGRDGLLREGSVWNLVFSDGKHVIWPDAPMLAGVTMLLLRRELDVPQAVRALTAADLPAMTGAAATNSRHPAQPIAAIDDILFPDTPALTSVLREAWCRVPWQKIL from the coding sequence GTGACGTATGTGGAGATCAACGGTGCGGCGCCGGACGTCGAGGCGCTGCACCGTGCCGCCACCCGAATCCTCGGGCATTTCACCACCATGCAGGTCCGCGACGGCGCGGTGGCCGGCCTCGACCTGCACCTGCGGCGGCTGCGGGAGGGCTCGGCCGAGCTGTTCCCCGGCGCCGAACCGGCCGGCGACGACACGATCCGTGCGCTGATCGTTCAGGCGCTGCGCGGCGAGCCGGACGCCACGGTCCGTGTCACCATGCTCGCCGCCGACGAGGTCATGGTCTCGGTCCTCGAACCCGGCCCCGACACGCCACCGCCGCCGCTGCGCGCCCGCACCATCGTCTACGAACGCGAACTTCCCCACCTCAAGCACCGCGCCACCCTCGGCCTGTTCCACCACGCCGCCGAGGCGCAACGGGCCGGTTTCGACGACGTCGTCTTCACCGGCCGCGACGGCCTCCTCCGGGAGGGGTCCGTCTGGAACCTCGTGTTCTCCGACGGCAAGCACGTGATCTGGCCCGACGCGCCCATGCTGGCCGGCGTGACGATGCTGCTGCTGCGCCGCGAACTCGACGTCCCCCAGGCCGTGCGCGCGCTCACCGCCGCCGACCTGCCCGCCATGACCGGCGCGGCCGCCACCAACTCCCGCCACCCGGCCCAGCCGATCGCCGCCATCGACGACATTCTCTTCCCGGACACCCCCGCCCTGACGTCGGTGCTCCGGGAGGCTTGGTGCCGGGTCCCCTGGCAAAAGATCCTTTGA
- a CDS encoding GNAT family N-acetyltransferase → MTLEIRPLTGPGELDLFNSFDYVLNEEIPGDLSTGHRRPEWLWVAVRDGRVTARAAWWSRHGDEKPMFMDILDVAPGHLDDGVRLIEAATVHAPEYVRFVPPDWRDHGHDWLHVLERSGARLFVERLRLQWQPGTPVRPTTGRLVFREPHAADELIGLMERVLDGTLDAHSRAELARMSPRECAAQQYHEELSRYPSPPEWWRVATLPDGDPVGFVIPAHNGYNPILAYIGVVPEHRGRGHIDDLLAEGTRLLAGQDVPRIRASTDLGNVPMAAAFARGGYAVLEHQVDMTW, encoded by the coding sequence TTGACCTTGGAAATCCGTCCGCTCACCGGCCCCGGTGAGCTGGACCTCTTCAACTCCTTCGACTACGTCCTGAACGAGGAGATCCCCGGCGATCTGAGCACCGGCCATCGCCGCCCCGAGTGGCTGTGGGTGGCCGTCCGCGACGGCCGGGTCACCGCCCGCGCCGCCTGGTGGTCCCGCCACGGCGACGAGAAGCCGATGTTCATGGACATCCTCGACGTGGCGCCCGGCCACCTCGACGACGGCGTCCGGCTGATCGAGGCGGCCACCGTCCACGCCCCGGAGTACGTTCGGTTCGTCCCACCGGACTGGCGCGACCACGGCCACGACTGGCTGCACGTCCTGGAACGCTCCGGCGCCCGGCTGTTCGTCGAGCGGCTGCGCCTGCAATGGCAGCCGGGCACCCCGGTCCGGCCAACCACGGGCCGGCTCGTCTTCCGGGAGCCGCACGCCGCCGACGAGCTGATCGGGCTCATGGAGCGGGTGCTCGACGGCACGCTCGACGCGCACAGCCGGGCCGAACTGGCCCGGATGAGTCCCCGCGAATGTGCCGCGCAGCAGTACCACGAGGAGTTGTCGCGCTATCCGAGCCCACCGGAGTGGTGGCGGGTCGCGACCCTCCCCGACGGGGATCCGGTCGGGTTCGTGATCCCGGCCCACAACGGGTACAACCCGATCCTCGCGTACATCGGCGTGGTGCCGGAGCATCGCGGCCGCGGCCACATCGACGACCTGCTGGCCGAGGGAACCCGCCTGCTCGCCGGGCAGGACGTGCCCCGGATCCGGGCGTCCACCGACCTCGGCAACGTGCCGATGGCGGCCGCCTTCGCCCGCGGCGGTTACGCCGTCCTCGAACACCAGGTAGACATGACCTGGTGA
- a CDS encoding EamA family transporter — translation MDTNVRIASTGGMTLTAVRPRTDTRTGAALAVTAMTCVQLGLAVSVGLIDDLGVAGAAWIRLAWAGVLLFLLVRPRLTDLSRRALWSAVALGVVTGTMTMLFMAAVARLPLGTASALEFLGPLGVAVVRGRRPMWPLLAGAGVLLLTEPWHGGADPVGVAFALAAAVCWAAYILLTQHVGDEGAGLRGLAVSMPVAGLVATVVAGPQVIGRVTVDVLVAGLFLAVLLPVVPFVLEFLALRRLTTAAFGTLMSLEPAIAVLAGLILLHQVPGWTAVAGIGLVVAAGIGAERSGAR, via the coding sequence GTGGACACGAACGTTCGGATCGCATCTACTGGCGGCATGACGCTCACCGCCGTACGCCCGCGCACCGACACCCGCACCGGGGCGGCCCTCGCCGTCACCGCCATGACGTGCGTGCAACTGGGCCTGGCCGTCTCGGTGGGCCTCATCGACGACCTCGGCGTGGCCGGCGCGGCGTGGATCCGTCTGGCCTGGGCCGGCGTGCTGCTGTTCCTGCTGGTCCGGCCGCGCCTGACCGACCTGAGCCGGCGGGCCCTGTGGTCGGCGGTCGCCCTCGGCGTGGTCACCGGGACGATGACGATGCTGTTCATGGCGGCGGTCGCCCGGCTGCCGCTGGGCACCGCCAGCGCCCTGGAGTTCCTGGGCCCGCTCGGGGTGGCCGTGGTCCGCGGGCGGCGTCCGATGTGGCCGCTGCTCGCCGGGGCCGGGGTGCTGCTGCTGACCGAGCCGTGGCATGGCGGCGCCGACCCGGTGGGGGTGGCGTTCGCGCTGGCCGCGGCGGTGTGCTGGGCCGCGTACATCCTGCTCACCCAGCATGTCGGCGACGAGGGCGCCGGGCTGCGCGGCCTGGCCGTCTCGATGCCGGTCGCCGGTCTGGTCGCCACCGTGGTCGCCGGCCCGCAGGTGATCGGCCGGGTCACCGTCGACGTCCTGGTGGCCGGGCTGTTCCTGGCCGTGCTGCTGCCGGTGGTGCCGTTCGTGCTGGAGTTCCTGGCGCTGCGCCGGCTCACCACCGCCGCGTTCGGCACCCTGATGAGCCTGGAACCGGCCATCGCCGTACTGGCCGGCCTGATTCTGCTGCACCAGGTTCCGGGCTGGACGGCGGTCGCCGGCATCGGTTTGGTGGTCGCCGCCGGGATCGGTGCGGAACGCTCCGGCGCCCGTTAA
- a CDS encoding LysR family transcriptional regulator, translating into MDVRRLETLLMLSRLGSMRAVAEETHTTTSTVSQQIAALAREAGTPLIEPDGRRVRLTPAGRRLAEHAVTVLAALEAARLDLDPAAEPAGTLRVAGFGTAIRRSLLPVVARLADDHPRVRVRIHEHETDEALAMIAADDLDLALTYDFNLAPAAPDRTVVSRPLWSAEWALGVPATDPPVDADAPAVLARYRDHDWIVNSRGVADEQVVRTIASMAGFDPLITHRSDSLELLQDLVVAGLGVGLLPVAGPTRPGVRLLPLRDPAPILRCYAVVRTGRTGWPPLALLLRLLESGMSDRASSASGTPSS; encoded by the coding sequence ATGGACGTGCGCCGCCTGGAGACTCTGCTGATGCTGTCCCGGCTCGGGTCGATGCGTGCCGTCGCCGAGGAGACACACACCACCACGTCGACCGTGTCGCAGCAGATCGCGGCGCTGGCCCGGGAGGCCGGGACACCCCTGATCGAACCGGACGGGCGGCGGGTCCGGCTCACCCCGGCCGGGCGGCGGCTCGCCGAACACGCGGTCACCGTCCTGGCCGCGCTGGAGGCGGCCCGTCTCGACCTGGACCCGGCCGCGGAACCCGCCGGCACGCTGCGCGTCGCCGGTTTCGGCACGGCCATCCGCCGATCGCTGCTGCCCGTCGTGGCCCGGCTCGCCGACGATCACCCCCGGGTACGCGTACGCATCCACGAACACGAGACCGACGAGGCCCTCGCCATGATCGCCGCCGACGACCTGGACCTGGCCCTCACCTACGACTTCAACCTGGCCCCCGCCGCCCCGGACCGGACCGTGGTGTCCCGCCCACTGTGGTCGGCGGAATGGGCCCTCGGCGTCCCGGCCACCGACCCGCCCGTGGACGCCGACGCGCCGGCGGTCCTGGCCCGCTACCGCGACCACGACTGGATCGTCAACTCCCGGGGCGTCGCCGACGAGCAGGTGGTCCGCACGATCGCGTCGATGGCCGGCTTCGACCCGCTGATCACCCACCGTTCGGACAGCCTGGAACTGTTGCAGGACCTGGTGGTGGCGGGCCTCGGCGTGGGCCTGCTCCCGGTCGCCGGCCCGACCCGCCCCGGCGTGCGCCTGCTGCCACTGCGCGACCCGGCCCCGATCCTGCGCTGTTACGCGGTGGTCCGCACCGGCCGCACCGGCTGGCCCCCGCTGGCCCTGCTGCTCCGCCTGCTCGAATCGGGCATGAGCGATCGGGCCTCCTCCGCCTCGGGCACGCCCAGCTCCTGA